A region from the Streptosporangium sp. NBC_01756 genome encodes:
- a CDS encoding aminopeptidase P family protein, producing the protein MSKLPRLAEIPAFNAYMGQGWGTPDRTPPVVPGAPEAAAAHRARLAAALPGRDVTIAAGHAPVRSNDTSYDFRPDSDFYWLTGCPVEGGVVVLRGGDATLYLPPPAYPGEPGFFSDGTYGELWVGAAPGLADWSAALGIEVRPLDEAPSVENPEELRRVLAELRMIKDGWEVERLREAVDRTVEGFAAVLAEIPAAVEGRGERWLQGTFDRHARTYGNGPGYASIVGSGKHAPTLHWVRCDGPVLPDELLLLDLGVEVRSHYTADVTRTFPASGRFSPAQRQVHDLVEKAHRAALAQVAPGRRFTDFHHAAMEVIARGLHDWGLLPVSVDEALSEHGQHHRRYLVCGIGHHLGLDVHDCAQSRPEAYQGALMAPGMVLTVEPGLYFHAHDLTVPPELRGIGVRIEDDLLVTEDGAEVLSAELPLDADGLERWMLR; encoded by the coding sequence GTGAGTAAGCTCCCCAGGCTCGCCGAGATCCCGGCATTCAACGCGTACATGGGACAGGGATGGGGGACTCCGGATCGGACACCGCCCGTCGTCCCGGGCGCTCCCGAGGCGGCCGCCGCGCACCGGGCGCGGCTCGCGGCCGCGCTGCCCGGCCGGGACGTGACAATCGCCGCGGGTCACGCCCCGGTCCGGAGCAACGACACCTCGTACGACTTCCGGCCCGACAGCGACTTCTACTGGCTCACCGGCTGCCCGGTCGAGGGCGGTGTGGTCGTGCTGCGCGGCGGTGACGCGACCCTGTACCTGCCGCCTCCGGCGTATCCCGGCGAGCCGGGCTTTTTCAGCGACGGCACGTACGGCGAGCTGTGGGTCGGCGCCGCACCGGGACTGGCCGACTGGTCGGCCGCACTCGGGATCGAGGTGCGCCCGCTCGACGAGGCGCCTTCCGTGGAGAACCCCGAAGAGCTGCGCCGTGTCCTGGCCGAGCTGCGCATGATCAAGGACGGCTGGGAGGTCGAACGGCTCCGCGAGGCCGTGGACCGCACGGTCGAGGGCTTCGCCGCGGTTCTCGCGGAGATCCCCGCGGCCGTCGAGGGGCGGGGCGAGCGCTGGCTGCAGGGCACGTTCGACCGGCACGCCAGGACGTACGGCAACGGCCCCGGCTACGCCAGCATCGTGGGCAGCGGCAAGCACGCCCCCACGCTCCACTGGGTGCGCTGCGACGGCCCCGTCCTGCCGGACGAGTTGCTGCTGCTCGACCTCGGCGTGGAGGTCCGCAGCCACTACACCGCCGACGTCACCAGGACCTTCCCCGCATCGGGCCGGTTCTCCCCGGCGCAGCGGCAGGTGCACGACCTGGTGGAGAAGGCCCATCGGGCGGCACTCGCCCAGGTGGCTCCCGGCCGCCGGTTCACCGACTTCCACCATGCCGCGATGGAGGTCATCGCCCGGGGGCTCCACGACTGGGGCCTGCTGCCCGTCTCCGTGGACGAGGCGCTGTCGGAGCACGGCCAGCACCACCGCCGCTACCTCGTCTGCGGCATCGGGCACCACCTGGGCCTCGATGTGCACGACTGCGCCCAGTCCCGTCCGGAGGCGTACCAGGGCGCGCTCATGGCCCCCGGCATGGTGCTCACGGTCGAACCCGGTCTGTACTTCCACGCCCACGACCTGACGGTCCCGCCGGAGCTGCGCGGGATCGGCGTCCGCATCGAGGACGACCTCCTGGTCACGGAGGACGGCGCCGAGGTGCTGTCCGCGGAGCTGCCGCTCGACGCGGATGGTCTCGAACGCTGGATGCTCCGTTAA
- a CDS encoding alpha/beta fold hydrolase, producing MNYTIPGMHVREHVVEVPLDWADPKETISVFARELVDPARRGEDLPCLLYLQGGPGGKGPRPLRADGWIGQALRTHRVVLLDQRGTGRSTRVDGRTMGRFDDAAKAADHLACFRADSIVADAEHLRKSVFGGRRWATLGQSYGGFLTMTYLSYAPEGLSACYVTGGLPSLDPDAAEVYRRTYPRVEAKNAEFYRRYPQHVELVARIADRLAEGDVLLPDGDVLTVRRLQSLGIDFGMKPGYERMHWLLDEAFNEGELSSGFLHQVLARSSYSDNPLFAALQEAIYGRGSWAAAERERSRHPRFAEAARPLLFTGEMIYPWMFEEIRELRPFRPALKALEGRDDWPPLYDVDRLAANEVPVAAAVYFDDMYVDAGLQLETAARVGNTQVWVTNEYEHDGIGDDRVFARLTGLVHDIGGGTGE from the coding sequence ATGAACTACACGATCCCGGGCATGCACGTGCGCGAGCACGTGGTGGAGGTGCCGCTCGACTGGGCGGACCCCAAGGAGACGATCTCCGTCTTCGCCCGCGAACTGGTCGACCCGGCGCGGCGGGGAGAGGACCTGCCGTGCCTGCTCTACCTGCAGGGCGGCCCCGGCGGCAAGGGGCCGCGCCCGCTCAGGGCGGACGGGTGGATCGGGCAGGCACTGCGGACCCACCGGGTCGTCCTGCTCGACCAGCGCGGCACCGGCCGCAGCACCCGGGTCGACGGCCGCACGATGGGCAGGTTCGACGACGCCGCGAAGGCCGCCGACCACCTTGCCTGCTTCCGCGCCGACTCGATCGTGGCCGACGCCGAGCACCTGCGGAAGTCCGTCTTCGGCGGGCGGCGCTGGGCGACGCTCGGGCAGAGCTACGGCGGCTTCCTCACGATGACCTACCTGTCGTACGCGCCGGAGGGCCTGAGCGCGTGCTACGTCACCGGTGGCCTGCCCAGCCTGGACCCGGACGCGGCCGAGGTCTACCGGCGCACCTATCCCCGCGTCGAGGCGAAGAACGCCGAGTTCTACCGGCGCTATCCGCAGCACGTGGAGCTGGTCGCGCGGATCGCGGACCGGCTGGCCGAAGGCGACGTCCTGCTGCCCGACGGCGACGTGCTCACGGTGCGCCGGCTGCAGTCGCTGGGCATCGACTTCGGCATGAAACCCGGATACGAACGGATGCACTGGCTGCTCGACGAGGCCTTCAACGAGGGCGAACTGTCGTCGGGTTTCCTGCACCAGGTGCTCGCGCGCTCGTCCTACAGCGACAACCCGCTGTTCGCGGCGCTGCAGGAGGCCATCTACGGCCGCGGCTCCTGGGCGGCGGCCGAGCGGGAACGCTCCCGGCATCCCCGGTTCGCGGAGGCCGCCAGGCCGCTGCTGTTCACCGGCGAGATGATCTATCCCTGGATGTTCGAGGAGATCCGCGAGCTGCGGCCGTTCCGTCCCGCGCTGAAGGCGCTTGAGGGGCGCGACGACTGGCCGCCGCTGTACGACGTGGACCGGCTGGCCGCCAACGAGGTTCCGGTCGCCGCCGCCGTCTACTTCGACGACATGTATGTGGACGCGGGCCTGCAACTGGAGACGGCGGCCCGGGTCGGCAACACCCAGGTCTGGGTGACCAACGAGTACGAACACGACGGCATCGGCGATGACCGTGTCTTCGCCCGCCTTACCGGGCTTGTCCACGACATAGGAGGAGGAACAGGTGAGTAA
- a CDS encoding ATP-binding cassette domain-containing protein yields the protein MSEPLLRARDLTKRFAVRGPLGRKAEFTAVDTVSFDLELGETLAVVGESGCGKSTTARMVAKLMEPTSGTLEFEGRDVTQVKGADLAGFRSNVQVVFQDPFSSLNPRHTVERILMAPLVYQGIEPRGGKRVLTKELMERVGLNPDHSQRYPAQFSGGQAQRIGIARALAVNPKLVICDEAVSALDVSVQAQVIELLRRLQRESGFSYIFIAHDLAVVRQIAHRVAVMSKGRVVEQGPCAQVFDGPQDPYTKTLLAAIPRINPEWDQRRRAAR from the coding sequence ATGAGTGAACCTCTGCTGCGCGCCCGTGACCTGACCAAGCGGTTCGCCGTGCGCGGCCCGCTCGGGCGGAAGGCGGAGTTCACCGCCGTCGACACGGTGAGCTTCGACCTGGAGCTCGGCGAGACCCTGGCCGTGGTGGGCGAGTCGGGGTGCGGCAAGTCCACCACGGCCCGGATGGTGGCCAAGCTGATGGAGCCCACCTCGGGCACCCTGGAGTTCGAGGGCCGGGACGTGACCCAGGTGAAGGGCGCCGACCTGGCCGGGTTCCGGAGCAACGTCCAAGTGGTCTTCCAGGACCCCTTCTCCTCGCTCAACCCCCGGCACACCGTCGAGCGCATCCTGATGGCGCCCCTCGTCTACCAGGGGATCGAGCCCAGAGGCGGGAAGCGGGTGCTCACCAAGGAGCTGATGGAGCGGGTCGGGCTCAACCCCGACCACTCGCAGCGCTATCCCGCGCAGTTCTCCGGAGGGCAGGCGCAGCGCATCGGGATCGCCCGAGCCCTCGCCGTCAACCCCAAGCTGGTGATCTGCGACGAGGCCGTCTCCGCGCTCGACGTGTCGGTGCAGGCGCAGGTGATCGAGCTGCTGCGGCGCCTCCAGCGGGAGAGCGGCTTCAGTTACATCTTCATCGCCCACGATCTCGCCGTCGTCCGCCAGATCGCCCACCGGGTGGCGGTCATGAGCAAGGGGCGGGTCGTCGAGCAGGGCCCGTGCGCCCAGGTCTTCGACGGCCCCCAGGACCCGTACACCAAGACGCTGCTGGCCGCGATCCCCCGGATCAACCCCGAGTGGGACCAGCGGAGGAGGGCCGCCAGATGA
- a CDS encoding ABC transporter ATP-binding protein, translated as MSELLVVENLTVTFPTTRGPVDVVKDVSFTVGRDETVGIVGESGSGKSMTSLAIMGLLPRGGVTKGSIRLDGVELLGRTDREMRGIRGEQASMIFQDPLSSLNPYYTVGLQIEEMYRTHRGGSRKAARKVVVEALAQVGIPEPDQRAGYYPHQFSGGQRQRIMIAMALVCSPALLIADEPTTALDVTVQAQILRLLADLQRQTGTGMVFITHDLAVISSIATRVLVMCRGEQVEYGTAEQVFAEPRHEYTRMLLESIPRIDDEVVS; from the coding sequence TTGAGCGAACTGCTTGTCGTGGAGAACCTCACGGTGACCTTCCCGACGACGCGCGGTCCCGTGGACGTGGTCAAGGACGTGTCGTTCACGGTCGGCAGGGACGAGACCGTCGGCATCGTCGGCGAGTCCGGCTCGGGCAAGTCGATGACCAGTCTGGCCATCATGGGCCTGCTGCCGCGCGGAGGCGTGACCAAGGGCAGCATCCGGCTGGACGGCGTCGAGCTGCTCGGCCGCACGGACCGGGAGATGCGCGGGATCCGGGGCGAGCAGGCCTCGATGATCTTCCAGGACCCGCTGTCGTCGCTGAACCCGTACTATACGGTCGGCCTGCAGATCGAGGAGATGTACCGGACCCACCGGGGAGGCTCGCGGAAGGCGGCCAGGAAGGTCGTCGTCGAGGCGCTGGCGCAGGTCGGCATCCCCGAGCCGGACCAGCGGGCGGGCTACTACCCCCACCAGTTCTCCGGTGGCCAGCGCCAGCGCATCATGATCGCGATGGCGCTGGTCTGCTCTCCCGCGCTGCTCATCGCCGACGAGCCGACGACCGCCCTCGACGTGACCGTCCAGGCGCAGATCCTGCGCCTGCTCGCCGACCTGCAGCGGCAGACCGGCACCGGGATGGTCTTCATCACCCACGACCTCGCGGTGATCAGCTCGATCGCCACCCGGGTGCTCGTGATGTGCCGGGGCGAGCAGGTCGAGTACGGCACCGCCGAGCAGGTCTTCGCCGAGCCACGGCACGAGTACACCCGGATGCTCCTGGAGAGCATCCCGCGGATCGACGACGAGGTGGTGTCATGA
- a CDS encoding ABC transporter permease — MARYLAGRIAGLVLILFLVCLFTYLIFFKLSPDPAVMICGKTCTPERILQIRTVLGLDEPFLTQFWDFLSGLFAGRDYGSGVNLIHCQAPCLGYSFQTNQSVWEMILDRLPVSATVAVGAAVLWLLVGIGAGLFSAVKEGTWWDRTLMNLALGGASIPNYVLALALQYVLVVKLQVLPFPSAVAFSDGPALWFQSYLMPWIVLATGYACLYARLTRSNVIDTLAENFMRTARAKGLHPVLTMRRHALRPALTPVTTIFGMDFAALLGGALITETVFGLNGVGKMAADSIAKNDQPVIMAVTLLAAFFVVVGNVVVDLVYTGLDPRVRIR, encoded by the coding sequence ATGGCCCGTTATCTCGCAGGCCGGATCGCCGGGCTCGTGCTGATCCTCTTCCTGGTCTGCCTGTTCACCTACCTGATCTTCTTCAAGCTGTCCCCGGACCCGGCGGTGATGATCTGCGGCAAGACCTGCACGCCGGAACGGATCCTGCAGATCCGCACGGTTCTCGGGCTGGACGAGCCGTTCCTCACGCAGTTCTGGGACTTCCTGAGCGGGCTGTTCGCCGGGCGGGACTACGGGTCGGGCGTGAACCTCATCCACTGCCAGGCGCCCTGTCTCGGATACTCGTTCCAGACCAACCAGTCGGTGTGGGAGATGATCCTGGACCGGCTCCCGGTCAGCGCCACCGTCGCGGTCGGCGCGGCCGTGCTCTGGCTGCTCGTCGGCATCGGCGCCGGCCTGTTCAGCGCGGTCAAGGAGGGCACCTGGTGGGACCGGACCCTGATGAACCTCGCCCTGGGCGGCGCCAGCATCCCCAACTACGTGCTCGCGCTGGCTCTGCAGTACGTCCTGGTGGTCAAGCTGCAGGTGCTACCGTTCCCCTCGGCCGTGGCGTTCTCCGACGGCCCGGCCCTGTGGTTCCAGTCGTACCTAATGCCATGGATCGTCCTGGCGACCGGGTACGCCTGCCTCTACGCCCGGCTGACCAGGTCCAACGTCATCGACACGCTGGCTGAGAACTTCATGCGCACGGCCCGCGCCAAGGGCCTGCACCCCGTGCTGACGATGCGGCGGCACGCGTTGCGGCCCGCGCTCACGCCGGTCACCACGATCTTCGGCATGGACTTCGCCGCGCTGCTGGGTGGCGCGCTGATCACCGAGACCGTTTTCGGCCTCAACGGCGTCGGCAAGATGGCCGCCGACTCGATCGCCAAGAACGACCAGCCGGTGATCATGGCGGTCACCCTCCTGGCGGCGTTCTTCGTGGTGGTCGGCAACGTCGTGGTCGACCTCGTCTACACCGGACTCGACCCGAGAGTGAGGATCCGTTGA
- a CDS encoding ABC transporter permease — MTTAAPSRDAKAGPAAGTPGVPASAGRRIAGALLHDWAAALSTAFLVLVILMAVCAPLITALTGHGPNEFDPAAVNTDLGGVPRGSFGGIGAEHLFGVEPQNGRDVLARIVYGARVSFLIAISATVLTTLLGVVFGMLAGFYQGWVDQVISRVMDFLMAFPSLIFMIAILSSLPSGNRSILLVVVISVFGWPYLARVVRGQTLTLVNREFVEAARASGASTGALVFKEILPNLRNSLIVMTTLSVPGYIGTEAGLSFLGVGVTPPTPSWGQMISSSVGWYAVDPMYFAVPGLFLFLTVLSLTVLGDRIRAVTDAGEAS; from the coding sequence ATGACCACTGCCGCACCCTCACGTGATGCGAAGGCAGGTCCGGCGGCGGGCACACCCGGTGTGCCCGCCTCCGCGGGACGCCGGATCGCGGGCGCGCTGCTGCACGACTGGGCCGCCGCCCTCAGTACGGCATTCCTCGTCCTGGTCATCCTGATGGCGGTCTGCGCGCCGCTGATCACCGCCCTCACCGGCCACGGGCCGAACGAGTTCGACCCGGCCGCCGTCAACACCGACCTCGGCGGCGTGCCGCGGGGCTCGTTCGGCGGCATCGGCGCCGAGCACCTGTTCGGCGTCGAGCCGCAGAACGGCCGCGACGTCCTGGCCCGCATCGTGTACGGCGCTCGCGTATCGTTCCTGATCGCGATCTCGGCGACCGTGCTGACCACCCTGCTCGGTGTGGTCTTCGGCATGCTCGCCGGGTTCTACCAGGGCTGGGTCGACCAGGTGATCTCCCGGGTGATGGACTTCCTGATGGCCTTCCCGTCGCTGATTTTCATGATCGCGATTCTGTCGTCGCTGCCGTCGGGGAACCGGTCGATCCTGCTGGTCGTGGTGATCAGCGTGTTCGGCTGGCCGTACCTCGCGCGGGTGGTGCGCGGGCAGACGCTGACGCTGGTGAACCGGGAGTTCGTCGAGGCGGCCCGCGCGTCGGGCGCCTCCACCGGCGCCCTGGTGTTCAAGGAGATCCTCCCCAACCTGCGCAACTCGCTCATCGTCATGACGACCCTGTCGGTGCCCGGCTACATCGGCACCGAGGCCGGGCTGTCCTTCCTGGGCGTGGGCGTCACCCCGCCGACCCCCTCGTGGGGTCAGATGATCTCCAGCTCGGTGGGCTGGTACGCGGTGGACCCGATGTACTTCGCGGTCCCCGGGCTCTTCCTCTTCCTCACCGTGCTGTCCCTCACCGTGCTCGGGGACCGGATCCGAGCCGTCACCGACGCGGGGGAGGCCTCCTGA
- a CDS encoding ABC transporter substrate-binding protein, translated as MRRSAVLATVAVFTALALTGCGGASTPVSGAGAGDPAAAGAGTGGTVHFLLSSDYSHLDPVRGWDGGVNNFYRLIYRGLTTFGAGPGTEGTKVVPDLATTTGTPSDDNKTWTFTLKDDIFFEDGKPITSEAVKFGVERAWDPEAGIGSPYAKLLIDAPKDYKGPYVSGDLDTIETPDAKTVVFHLKKPYADFASALVQPNFVPFPKGTGAADAFDSKPIASGPYKVESYRRGASLKLVRNPHWKAASDTVRAAKPDGFEFTFGLDGATIDERMLAGQGADANAIAGAIQAATVARIQTPQIKERTLSGYMGCTTYMSLNTTKKELGDVRVRQAINYAVNKDTVVAGDGGTTLAVKATSIQPPTIVGRVDYDPYPTDMAKAQQLLNDAGLGGGFALTLDVRPVARQQGMAVAIQEALKPLKIDVKINNIDTSTFYEVIGTPAQQHDAALTGWCPDWLSGATFLPPLFDGRNIVAKGNSNLAQIDDEAINKRIDEIAEMTDIDAANAAYSELDKQIMEKAPIVPLVYEKNVTVIGGNIAGAYLNDSFSGGIDLVSVGLEDPSK; from the coding sequence ATGAGGAGATCGGCAGTTCTCGCCACCGTCGCGGTGTTCACCGCGCTGGCGCTCACCGGGTGTGGCGGCGCTTCCACCCCGGTCTCCGGGGCCGGGGCCGGGGACCCGGCCGCCGCCGGCGCGGGCACGGGTGGCACCGTCCACTTCCTGCTCAGCTCCGACTACTCCCACCTGGACCCGGTCCGGGGCTGGGACGGCGGCGTCAACAACTTCTACCGGCTCATCTACCGGGGACTGACGACGTTCGGCGCGGGCCCGGGAACGGAGGGCACGAAGGTCGTCCCCGACCTCGCCACCACCACCGGCACCCCGTCCGACGACAACAAGACGTGGACGTTCACCCTCAAGGACGACATCTTCTTCGAGGACGGCAAGCCGATCACCAGCGAGGCCGTGAAGTTCGGCGTCGAACGCGCCTGGGACCCGGAGGCCGGGATCGGCTCGCCGTACGCCAAGCTGCTCATCGACGCGCCCAAGGACTACAAGGGCCCGTACGTGTCGGGCGACCTCGACACGATCGAGACCCCGGACGCCAAGACGGTCGTCTTCCATCTGAAGAAGCCGTATGCGGACTTCGCCAGTGCGCTCGTGCAGCCCAACTTCGTCCCCTTCCCGAAGGGCACCGGGGCGGCCGACGCGTTCGACAGCAAGCCGATCGCGTCGGGACCGTACAAGGTGGAGAGCTACCGGCGCGGCGCGTCGCTGAAGCTGGTCCGCAACCCGCACTGGAAGGCCGCCTCCGACACCGTCCGCGCGGCCAAGCCGGACGGGTTCGAGTTCACCTTCGGGCTCGACGGCGCGACCATCGACGAGCGCATGCTCGCCGGGCAGGGCGCCGACGCGAACGCCATCGCGGGGGCGATCCAGGCGGCCACGGTGGCCCGGATCCAGACCCCGCAGATCAAGGAACGCACGCTCTCCGGCTACATGGGCTGCACCACGTACATGAGCCTGAACACCACCAAGAAGGAACTCGGTGACGTACGGGTCCGGCAGGCGATCAACTACGCGGTCAACAAGGACACCGTGGTCGCCGGGGACGGCGGGACGACGCTCGCCGTCAAGGCGACCTCGATCCAGCCGCCGACCATCGTCGGCCGGGTGGACTACGACCCCTACCCGACCGACATGGCCAAGGCGCAGCAGCTGCTCAACGACGCCGGGCTCGGCGGCGGGTTCGCGCTGACCCTGGACGTCCGGCCGGTGGCCCGCCAGCAGGGCATGGCGGTCGCGATCCAGGAGGCGCTGAAGCCGCTGAAGATCGACGTCAAGATCAACAACATCGACACCTCCACCTTCTACGAAGTGATCGGCACCCCGGCGCAGCAGCACGACGCGGCCCTCACCGGCTGGTGCCCGGACTGGCTGTCCGGCGCGACCTTCCTGCCGCCGCTGTTCGACGGCCGCAACATCGTCGCCAAGGGCAACTCGAACCTGGCGCAGATCGACGACGAGGCCATCAACAAGCGGATCGACGAGATCGCTGAGATGACCGACATCGACGCCGCCAACGCCGCGTACAGCGAGCTGGACAAGCAGATCATGGAGAAGGCGCCGATCGTGCCTCTCGTGTACGAGAAGAACGTGACGGTCATCGGCGGCAACATCGCCGGGGCCTACCTGAACGACTCGTTCTCCGGCGGCATCGACCTGGTCTCCGTCGGGCTCGAAGACCCGAGCAAGTAG
- a CDS encoding glycoside hydrolase family 127 protein, translating to MTFEQVKTEIIGGLLHEWQVRNRTATVPHTIEQLRSAGNVDNLKRLLVADAPPYRGRYPFLDTDLYKTLEGVAYEIGAGTAPDEAREFFDEVVELLARVQAEDGYLNSFFQDPACAKKPWEDLSWGHELYNLGHLIQAAVAAHRRMGDGRLLSVAVKFADLVVEKFGPGKEEAVCGHPEVEMALVELYRETGDRAYLVQAGLFVDRRGRGKLKHTIFPPEYFQDHLPFRELPTVTGHAVRMTYLAAGAADVYLETGDRSLFETLDRLWDDMVATKLYITGGLGSRHSDEAIGDRYELPSERAYAETCAAIATMQWAWRMFQATGGAKYLDVFEQVLFNAYAVGLSADGRAFFYDNPLQRRPDHEQRSGAETGGEMLRRSWFGCPCCPPNIVRWMAQLGDYVAAERDGALHIATYAGALIETDAIALTMETEYPWDGAVRIVVERASNEPYAIRLRVPAWARSATASVNGRPVEGAEDGWLTVERVWAAGDELRLNLPMPVRAHGSHPHLDATRGAVGVARGPLVYCVEQQDCPVSVDDLVLSRQQIVNANIAKPEVGTPGAVVLRVTGGVAPPPSAELYPELSAEQTAPGRTVPVTFVAHFLWGNRRPEAMRVWVRNA from the coding sequence ATGACGTTTGAGCAGGTCAAAACGGAGATCATCGGTGGTCTGCTGCACGAATGGCAGGTCCGCAACCGCACGGCGACGGTGCCGCACACCATCGAGCAGCTGCGCTCCGCCGGCAATGTGGACAACCTGAAGCGTCTCCTGGTGGCGGATGCCCCACCGTACCGGGGGCGCTATCCGTTCCTGGACACCGACCTGTACAAGACCCTTGAGGGGGTGGCGTACGAGATCGGCGCCGGCACCGCGCCGGATGAGGCGCGGGAGTTCTTCGACGAGGTCGTTGAGCTGCTTGCGCGCGTGCAGGCCGAAGACGGCTACCTGAACTCCTTCTTCCAGGACCCGGCGTGTGCGAAGAAGCCGTGGGAGGACCTCTCCTGGGGCCACGAGCTCTACAACCTGGGCCACCTCATCCAAGCCGCGGTCGCCGCCCACCGGCGGATGGGCGACGGGCGGCTGCTCTCGGTGGCGGTGAAGTTCGCCGACCTGGTGGTGGAGAAATTCGGGCCCGGCAAGGAAGAGGCCGTCTGCGGCCACCCCGAGGTCGAGATGGCCCTGGTCGAGCTGTACCGGGAGACCGGCGACCGCGCCTATCTCGTCCAGGCGGGCCTGTTCGTGGACCGGCGGGGCCGGGGCAAGCTGAAGCACACGATCTTTCCCCCCGAGTACTTCCAGGACCACCTGCCCTTCCGTGAGCTGCCCACGGTCACCGGGCACGCCGTACGGATGACCTACCTCGCGGCGGGTGCGGCCGACGTCTACCTGGAGACCGGCGACCGCTCGCTGTTCGAGACGCTCGACCGGCTCTGGGACGACATGGTCGCCACCAAGCTCTACATCACCGGCGGCCTCGGCAGCCGCCACTCCGACGAGGCGATCGGCGACCGCTACGAGCTGCCGTCGGAGCGCGCCTACGCCGAGACCTGCGCCGCGATCGCCACCATGCAGTGGGCCTGGCGGATGTTCCAGGCGACCGGCGGCGCGAAGTACCTCGACGTGTTCGAGCAGGTGCTGTTCAACGCGTACGCGGTGGGCCTGTCCGCCGACGGCAGGGCGTTCTTCTACGACAACCCGCTGCAGCGCCGCCCCGACCACGAGCAGCGCAGCGGCGCGGAGACCGGCGGCGAGATGCTGCGCCGGTCCTGGTTCGGCTGCCCCTGCTGCCCGCCGAACATCGTCCGATGGATGGCGCAGCTCGGCGACTACGTCGCCGCCGAGCGGGACGGCGCGCTGCACATCGCGACCTATGCCGGGGCGCTGATCGAGACCGATGCGATCGCGCTGACGATGGAGACGGAGTACCCCTGGGACGGCGCCGTGCGCATCGTCGTCGAGCGGGCGTCGAACGAGCCGTACGCGATCCGGCTGCGCGTCCCCGCGTGGGCCCGATCGGCGACGGCGTCCGTGAACGGCCGGCCGGTCGAGGGGGCCGAGGACGGCTGGCTCACCGTCGAGCGTGTCTGGGCGGCCGGCGACGAGCTCCGGCTCAACCTGCCGATGCCGGTCAGGGCGCACGGCTCGCACCCCCACCTGGACGCGACCCGCGGTGCGGTCGGCGTCGCCCGCGGCCCGCTCGTCTACTGCGTCGAGCAACAGGACTGCCCGGTCTCGGTGGACGACCTCGTCCTTTCCCGGCAGCAAATTGTTAACGCAAACATCGCGAAGCCGGAGGTCGGGACGCCGGGCGCGGTCGTCCTCCGGGTGACGGGCGGGGTGGCGCCGCCGCCGTCCGCCGAGCTCTACCCCGAGTTGTCAGCCGAACAGACGGCACCCGGCAGGACGGTTCCGGTGACCTTCGTCGCCCACTTCCTCTGGGGCAACCGCCGGCCTGAGGCCATGCGCGTGTGGGTCCGCAACGCGTGA
- a CDS encoding BP74-related protein has protein sequence MARFFTRTGGLTAIALLTSAMLAPMTAAPAQAAAARPCAMPASAPAVPAHAASASRTAAAEPVYFKMTTVGSGEPFIIELTDPALIEHARKILRGEETEKTHVMGRIIKRPAPYNPHYSFYLDPKTINFFQVAIEVCDATLSYTEDHLDEACGAFLPGCYFCPWTSKLVGEVSAP, from the coding sequence GTGGCACGCTTCTTCACCAGGACCGGCGGCCTGACCGCCATCGCACTGCTCACCTCGGCGATGCTCGCCCCCATGACGGCCGCGCCCGCCCAGGCCGCCGCGGCGCGCCCGTGCGCGATGCCCGCGTCCGCCCCCGCCGTACCCGCCCACGCCGCTTCAGCCTCGCGGACCGCCGCAGCCGAGCCGGTCTACTTCAAGATGACGACCGTCGGCTCCGGCGAACCGTTCATCATCGAACTCACCGACCCCGCGCTGATCGAGCACGCCAGGAAGATCCTCCGGGGCGAGGAGACCGAGAAGACCCATGTCATGGGCCGGATCATCAAGCGGCCGGCCCCCTACAACCCGCACTACAGCTTCTACCTCGACCCGAAGACGATCAACTTCTTCCAGGTGGCCATCGAGGTCTGCGACGCGACGCTGAGCTACACCGAAGACCACCTCGACGAGGCCTGCGGCGCCTTCCTGCCCGGCTGCTACTTCTGCCCCTGGACCTCCAAGCTGGTCGGCGAGGTCTCCGCGCCCTGA